From a region of the Solanum stenotomum isolate F172 chromosome 2, ASM1918654v1, whole genome shotgun sequence genome:
- the LOC125857024 gene encoding receptor protein-tyrosine kinase CEPR1, whose product MTIQKIITLVLIFLTLTSTFVQGDQSQFFVLMKKFVTGSSLSNWDIGKPICQYKGVGCDERGDVIKINISAWYLSGQFPSDVCSYLPRLKSLHIGHNNFQGGFPKYLTNCSFLEELNMTKTSLTGQIPDLSPLQSLKLLDLSCNQLTGDFPLSIINLTNLVILNFNENRHFNPWRLPEDISRLINLKWMILTACNMHGTIPVSISNMTSLVDLELSANHLVGKVPRELGQLKNLKLLELFYNLLDGEIPAELGNLTELVDLDMSANNFTGRIPESISRLPKLEVLQLYHNALSGEFPAALANSTTLTILSLYDNLFTGEVPQHFGLSSALLALDLSENQFSGKLPPFLCSGGKLSYILLLQNMFSGELPDGYVKCQSVLRFRVNYNQLEGRIPQELFTLPHVSIIDLSYNHFSGPIPTTIGSARNLSELFMQSNKLSGLLPYEISTSSNLVKLDLSNNLLYGPIPSEIGGLKSLNLLLLQGNKFNSSIPESLSSLKYLNYLDLSNNLLIGKIPESLGELLPNSMNLSNNLLSGAIPLLFIKGGVLESFLGNPGLCVPTSLNSTNTSFQTCSHSYNHKKRNNIVWVIGTSVGIVIVGLVLFIKRWFGNKKAVMEQDDHSLSSSFFSYDVKSFHRLSFDQREIFEAMVEKNIVGYGGSGAVYKIELSNGGVVAAKKLWSHKHKHSVSEDKLVLDKELKTEVETLGNIRHKNIVKLYCYFSSLDCSLLVYEYMPNGNLWHALHGGKFVLDWPIRHQIALGIAQGLAYLHHDLMPPIIHRDIKSTNILLDIDYQPKVADFGIAKVLQARGGKDSSTTVIAGTYGYLAPEYAYSSKATTKCDVYSFGVVLMELITGKKPVEPEFGDNKNIVYWVSTKVETKEGAFEVLDKKVSDSFKEDMIKVLRIAIRCTYSTPTLRPTMNEVVQLLIEADPCKFNCCNMSNKKKNDTQDQLINKPPKNIYEL is encoded by the exons atgactattcaaaaaattatcacCCTTGTGTTAATTTTTCTTACTTTGACGTCCACTTTTGTTCAAGGTGATCAATCTCAGTTCTTTGTACTCATGAAGAAATTTGTCACAGGAAGTTCTTTGTCTAATTGGGATATTGGAAAACCAATTTGTCAATACAAAGGTGTCGGTTGTGATGAAAGGGGAGACGTTATCAAAATTAACATATCGGCCTGGTATTTATCAGGCCAATTTCCAAGTGATGTGTGTAGTTATTTGCCAAGATTGAAAAGTCTTCATATTGGTCATAATAATTTCCAAGGTGGTTTTCCTAAGTACCTAACAAATTGTTCTTTTTTGGAAGAATTGAACATGACTAAAACATCACTTACAGGACAAATTCCTGATTTGTCACCATTACAATCTTTGAAACTACTTGATCTTTCATGTAATCAATTGACAGGGGATTTTCCTTTGTCAATTATTAATCTCACCAACTTAGTTATCCTGAATTTCAATGAAAATCGCCATTTCAATCCGTGGCGATTACCAGAGGACATTTCCAGGCTTATAAATCTCAAGTGGATGATTTTAACAGCATGTAATATGCATGGGACAATTCCAGTGTCAATAAGTAACATGACTTCTCTTGTTGATCTTGAATTGAGCGCAAATCACCTTGTTGGTAAGGTGCCTAGAGAACTCGGGCAGCTGAAGAATTTGAAACTCCTTGAGCTTTTTTACAACTTACTTGATGGTGAAATCCCCGCGGAGCTAGGGAATTTGACAGAACTTGTGGACTTAGACATGTCCGCGAATAATTTCACAGGGAGAATTCCAGAGTCCATAAGCCGGCTTCCTAAGCTGGAAGTGTTGCAGCTTTACCATAACGCGCTATCAGGAGAGTTTCCAGCAGCACTTGCTAATTCAACAACTTTAACTATCCTGTCTCTTTATGACAATCTGTTTACAGGAGAAGTTCCACAACACTTTGGTCTTTCATCAGCTTTGTTGGCATTAGACTTGTCAGAAAATCAATTTTCTGGAAAGCTACCGCCTTTTCTGTGTAGTGGAGGTAAATTGAGTTATATTCTTTTACTTCAAAACATGTTCTCAGGTGAACTGCCTGATGGATATGTGAAATGTCAGTCTGTTCTTCGCTTTCGAGTGAATTACAATCAGTTGGAGGGAAGAATACCACAAGAGCTTTTTACTCTTCCACATGTTTCAATCATTGATTTGAGCTATAATCATTTTAGTGGTCCAATTCCAACAACAATTGGAAGTGCTAGGAATTTATCAGAATTGTTTATGCAAAGTAACAAGCTTTCAGGTTTGCTTCCTTATGAAATATCTACATCTTCTAATCTTGTGAAGCTTGATCTTAGCAATAACCTTTTGTATGGTCCAATTCCTTCTGAAATTGGTGGTTTAAAAAGCCTCAATTTGTTACTCTTGCAAGGTAACAAGTTCAATTCTTCAATCCCCGAGTCACTTTCTTCGCTTAAATATCTCAACTATCTTGATCTGTCTAACAATCTTTTGATAGGAAAGATCCCTGAGAGCCTAGGTGAATTGTTACCAAACTCCATGAACTTGTCAAACAACTTACTTTCCGGTGCTATACCTCTTTTGTTTATAAAAGGAGGTGTTTTGGAAAGTTTTTTAGGCAATCCAGGACTTTGTGTCCCTACCTCTTTGAACTCAACAAACACAAGTTTTCAAACATGTTCACATAGCTATAACCATAAGAAGAGGAACAACATTGTTTGGGTTATTGGGACATCGGTGGGGATAGTCATTGTTGGATTAGTCTTGTTTATCAAACGATGGTTTGGTAACAAAAAGGCGGTGATGGAACAGGATGATCATTCATTGTCATCATCATTTTTCTCCTATGATGTTAAGAGTTTCCATCGATTGAGTTTTGATCAACGTGAGATCTTTGAAGCTATGGTTGAGAAGAATATTGTTGGATATGGAGGGTCAGGGGCTGTCTATAAGATCGAGTTGAGTAACGGAGGAGTAGTTGCTGCAAAGAAGCTGTGGAGTCACAAACATAAGCATTCTGTTTCTGAGGATAAATTGGTTTTGGATAAGGAACTTAAGACAGAAGTTGAGACTCTTGGTAACATAAGGCACAAAAACATTGTGAAATTGTACTGTTATTTCTCAAGTTTGGATTGCAGCTTGTTGGTTTATGAATACATGCCTAATGGAAACCTTTGGCATGCTCTTCATGGTGGGAAGTTCGTGTTGGATTGGCCTATTCGTCATCAAATTGCACTCGGAATAGCTCAAGGATTGGCCTATCTTCACCATGATCTTATGCCACCGATTATTCATAGAGATATCAAATCCACCAACATCCTCCTGGATATTGATTATCAACCAAAAGTCGCGGATTTTGGTATAGCCAAAGTGTTGCAAGCCAGAGGAGGCAAAGATTCCAGCACCACGGTCATCGCAGGAACTTATGGTTACTTGGCACCAG AGTATGCATATTCTTCAAAGGCAACTACAAAGTGTGATGTGTATAGTTTTGGAGTTGTTCTAATGGAATTGATTACTGGAAAGAAGCCAGTGGAGCCAGAATTTGGAGACAACAAGAACATTGTTTATTGGGTATCAACAAAAGTGGAGACTAAAGAAGGTGCATTTGAAGTATTGGATAAAAAAGTCTCAGATTCTTTCAAAGAGGACATGATTAAGGTTCTACGTATAGCTATACGTTGTACGTATAGTACACCAACACTTCGTCCTACCATGAATGAAGTTGTTCAGTTGCTAATCGAAGCGGATCCTTGCAAGTTCAATTGTTGCAACATGtcaaataagaagaagaatgacACACAAGATCAACTGATCAATAAGCCACCAAAGAACATATATGAGTTGTAA
- the LOC125857035 gene encoding E3 ubiquitin-protein ligase RSL1-like: MDFPANRFSGLIPATFSAVVNSSCPLLGFIGRFSPVTGAASAAAIIIVTVAVPGFLYLKNNKNKLPDERHNVRGESTHAPTFDPLLNEFVGERISEIDVYFDAEYAEELQLHEALVASLYTGQSSNHASVSAQGLLSETEMLNLEKEGEDQLNNFCEICLDDKEGWEMFKNDSCSHSFCYECTGKHIMARISEKAKVIGCPGVSCGAAFDVNACRFLIPEEARIQWDESVCQSMILDSQKLYCPFRDCSALLVNDSGESIERNKCPLCKRSFCVVCRVPWHSEFTCKEFQKLNAKKRGKGEEMVKILAKKKNWQKCPNCKVFVERTEGCIHMTCRCEHEFCYRCGAKWTASHYCRKK; the protein is encoded by the exons atggaTTTCCCGGCTAACCGATTCTCCGGCCTAATTCCGGCGACTTTTAGTGCCGTTGTTAACTCGTCATGTCCTCTTTTAGGCTTCATCGGACGATTTTCTCCGGTCACCGGTGCAGCATCTGCCGCCGCGATTATAATCGTGACTGTCGCTGTACCGGGGTTCCTTTACTTgaagaataacaaaaataaacttCCTGATGAACGACACAATGTCCGTGGCGAGTCGACGCACGCTCCGACGTTTGACCCTCTTCTGAATG AATTTGTTGGAGAACGTATAAGTGAGATAGATGTCTATTTTGATGCTGAATATGCAGAAGAGTTACAACTTCATGAAGCTTTAGTAGCCTCACTTTACACTGGTCAAAGCAGTAATCATGCATCTGTATCTGCTCAAGGACTTTTGTCTGAAACAGAGATgttgaatcttgaaaaagaaggTGAAGATCAACTTAACAACTTCTGTGAGATTTGCTTGGATGACAAAGAAGGATGGGAGATGTTTAAAAATGACAGTTGTTCTCATTCCTTCTGTTATGAGTGCACTGGCAAGCATATTATGGCAAGGATATCAGAGAAAGCAAAAGTAATTGGTTGCCCTGGAGTAAGTTGTGGTGCTGCTTTTGATGTTAATGCTTGTAGGTTCTTGATTCCCGAAGAGGCACGGATCCAGTGGGATGAATCGGTATGTCAGTCAATGATTCTCGACTCTCAAAAACTGTACTGCCCTTTCCGTGATTGCTCAGCCCTGTTGGTAAATGATTCTGGGGAAAGTATAGAAAGGAATAAATGCCCTTTGTGCAAGAGATCATTCTGTGTAGTATGTCGAGTTCCATGGCATTCAGAATTTACATGCAAAGAATTCCAGAAACTGAATGCCAAAAAGAGGGGCAAAGGGGAAGAAATGGTGAAGATACTTGCCAAGAAGAAAAACTGGCAGAAATGTCCTAATTGTAAAGTATTTGTTGAGAGGACAGAGGGATGTATTCACATGACTTGCCGGTGTGAACATGAGTTCTGCTACAGATGTGGTGCAAAATGGACTGCTTCTCATTATTGCCGTAAAAAATGA